One part of the Gossypium raimondii isolate GPD5lz chromosome 1, ASM2569854v1, whole genome shotgun sequence genome encodes these proteins:
- the LOC105776960 gene encoding serine/threonine-protein phosphatase 7 long form homolog, with protein MANQLIRLDHKHISVVQLQMGEDRILETYINNLSEGAPNAIYGHLQDVGFLYVARMLGGTKLDPTLISALVERWRPETHTFHLPCGECTITLEDVSLQLGLPVDGEVVTGPVLSVDWSATCEQLLGKVPNKFKGSRIEMKWLEDNFKTIEASASDVEKEQFARAFILKLIGGLLMPDKSRNLVHLRWLLLLANLKEAGRLSWGSAVLATLYREMCRATQPEKAKIGGCMLLLQSWAWYRLPFLRPRVDLPYEFPLVIWWNNPARHSGIPTELEDIRLALDQQTEEEFVWMPYANPRIQECIPVKFLANRNIWHVKVPLIVFATVEMHESNRVMRQFGCMQRIPSSPQKLDDLHNIDLRGRLEEDWSSFHQKYIEIWQRRYDYLPTREPFLTPELATSPDYMDWFRHKGKPYLLSALERSRQRRRRRQRRGPINPRSGEHVAGRSTSAPAPHGEPIVMQPPGAYFVQPPPTIPYYVPMLPATPMYPVSSTTLTFYPQSAYATPYNYPLIVPQTPPTTFFYRGGSSSQPPTHIKRDVRCATRTQRQSSTKEGDEIGHQHGRAREDEDEDDEESPTQTVRQNPRRARHLPNCDTHSGHR; from the exons ATGGCAAATCAGCTTATTCGTTTGGATCACAAGCATATCTCCGTCGTTCAATTACAAAtg GGCGAAGATCGGATATTGGAGACATACATAAACAATTTAAGCGAAGGTGCGCCGAATGCCATTTATGGACACTTGCAAGATGTAGGATTTTTATACGTGGCTCGCATGCTTggggggactaaattggatcccACACTTATTAGTGCTTTGGTCGAAAGATGGAGACCGGagacacacacattccatcttccctGTGGTGAGTGTACAATTACACTCGAGGACGTTAGTTTACAACTCGGTCTACCAGTTGATGGGGAAGTTGTTACGGGGCCAGTGCTTAGTGTTGATTGGAGTGCAACATGCGAGCAATTATTAGGGAAGGTGCCGAACAAGTTTAAGGGTAGTCGAATCGAGATGAAATGGTTGGAGGACAACTTCAAAACTATCGAAGCTTCTGCCAGTGATGTTGAAAAAGAACAATTCGCGCGCGCGTTCATCTTAAAATTGATCGGGGGTTTGCTCATGCCAGATAAATCTCGAAATCTGGTACATTTAAGGTGGCTGCTACTACTAGCCAACTTAAAAGAAGCGGGACGACTTAGTTGGGGATCAGCAGTGTTGGCGACATTGTACCGAGAAATGTGTCGAGCAACGCAACCAGAAAAAGCTAAAATCGGCGGTTGCATGCTCCTTCTTCAATCGTGGGCATGGTATCGACTACCATTTTTGCGCCCCCGAGTGGACCTCCCTTATGAATTCCCACTCGTAATAtg GTGGAACAATCCCGCAAGACATAGTGGTATACCGACCGAGCTCGAGGATATTCGACTAGCTTTAGATCAACAAACCGAAGAGGAG TTTGTATGGATGCCATATGCAAATCCAAGAATTCAAGAATGCATCCCGGTCAAATTTTTGGCCAATCGTAACATCTGGCACGTTAAAGTGCCATTGATCGTTTTTGCAACAGTCGAGATGCATGAATCCAACCGAGTGATGCGGCAGTTCGGGTGTATGCAACGTATTCCGTCGTCACCCCAAAAGCTCGATGACCTACACAATATCGACTTGCGGGGGAGACTTGAGGAAGATTGGTCTTCATTCCACCAAAAGTATATCGAGATTTGGCAGCGTAGGTACGATTACTTACCAACGCGTGAACCATTTCTCACACCAGAGTTGGCTACATCTCCAGATTACATGGATTGGTTCAGGCATAAGGGCAAGCCGTATCTATTGTCGGCTTTAGAAAGGAGTAGGCAGCGTCGTCGTAGGAGGCAAAGACGAGGGCCCATCAATCCTAGGTCAGGAGAACATGTTGCGGGGAGATCAACATCTGCCCCAGCTCCACACGGGGAACCGATTGTCATGCAACCACCCG GTGCATATTTCGTACAACCGCCACCCACCATACCATATTACGTGCCGATGCTGCCAGCAACACCGATGTATCCGGTATCGTCGACAACTCTCACCTTTTATCCACAGTCGGCCTATGCGACACCATACAATTATCCTTTGATAGTGCCGCAAACACCTCCAACAACGTTTTTCTACCGAGGAGGGTCATCCTCGCAACCGCCGACTCATATAAAGAGGGATGTACGATGCGCGACTAGGACCCAAAGGCAGTCAAGCACGAAGGAAGGAGATGAAATTGGCCATCAACATGGACGTGCACGtgaagatgaagatgaggaCGATGAGGAGTCGCCAACCCAAACAGTGCGACAAAACCCTAGGCGTGCCCGACACCTACCTAATTGTGACACACATTCAGGACATCgataa
- the LOC105776981 gene encoding uncharacterized protein LOC105776981 translates to MGGGFRVLHLVRPFLSFLPEVQTADKKVPFREKVIYTVISLFIFLVCSQLPLYGIHSTTGADPFYWMRVILASNRGTVMELGITPIVTSGLVIQLLAGSKIIEVDNNVREDRALLNGAQKLLGILIAIGEAVAYVLSGMYGSVGQLGVGNAILIILQLCFAGIIVICLDELLQKGYGLGSGISLFIATNICENIIWKAFSPTTINSGRGAEFEGAVIAFVHNLLTRENKIRALREAFYRQNLPNVTNLLATVLIFLIVIYFQGFRVVLPVRSKNARGQQGSYPIKLFYTSNMPIILHSALVSNLYFISQLLYRRYSGNFFVNLLGKWKESEYSNGQTIPVGGLAYYITAPSSLAEMAANPFHALFYLVFMLSACALFSKTWIEVSGSSARDVAKQLREQQMVMPGHREGSLQKELNRYIPTAAAFGGMCIGALTVLADLMGAIGSGTGILLAVTIIYQYFETFEKEKASELGFFGL, encoded by the exons ATGGGGGGTGGGTTTAGAGTGCTTCATCTTGTAAGACCGTTTCTTTCATTTCTGCCTGAAGTTCAAACTGCTGACAAGAAAGTTCCCTTCAGAGAGAAGGTCATATACACTGTGATCTCTCTTTTCATCTTCTTGGTTTGTAGCCAGCTCCCTCTGTATGGCATACATTCTACTACTGGTGCAGATCCATTCTATTGGATGCGTGTTATCCTTGCCTCAAATCGTGGGACTGTCATGGAACTTGGAATCACTCCCATTGTGACGTCTGGACTGGTGATACAACTTCTTGCTGGTTCTAAAATCATTGAAGTGGACAACAATGTCCGCGAAGATCGTGCCCTTCT AAATGGTGCCCAAAAATTGTTGGGTATCTTGATAGCTATTGGCGAGGCAGTTGCCTATGTTCTCTCTGGGATGTATGGTAGTGTCGGCCAGCTTGGAGTAGGAAATGCCATTCTCATCATCCTTCAGCTTTGCTTTGCTGGTATCATCGTCATATGTCTGGATGAACTTCTTCAGAAAGGATATGGTCTCGGTTCTGGAATTTCCCTCTTCATAGCAACAAATATCTG TGAAAACATAATCTGGAAGGCATTTAGCCCCACAACAATTAACAGTGGCAGAGGTGCTGAGTTTGAAGGAGCTGTTATTGCATTTGTCCATAATCTTTTAACTCGAGAAAACAAGATTCGTGCTCTCCGAGAAGCCTTTTATCGACAGAATCTACCAAACGTGACAAATTTGCTTGCTACagtcttgatttttctaattgTTATCTACTTCCAAGGGTTCCGTGTGGTTTTGCCTGTGAGGTCAAAGAATGCCCGTGGACAGCAGGGTTCATATCCTATCAAGCTGTTCTACACCTCTAACATGCCCATCATTCTACATTCTGCTCTTGTTTCAAACCTTTACTTTATCTCTCAG TTACTGTACAGAAGGTACAGTGGAAACTTTTTTGTGAATCTCTTGGGCAAGTGGAAGGAGTCTGAATATTCAAATGGTCAAACCATTCCTGTTGGTGGCCTCGCATATTATATCACTGCACCATCAAG CTTAGCTGAGATGGCTGCCAATCCTTTCCATGCGTTGTTCTATCTTGTGTTTATGTTGTCAGCATGTGCATTGTTCTCAAAAACTTGGATTGAAGTCTCAGGATCATCTGCTAGAGATGTTGCCAAGCAGCTCAGG GAACAACAAATGGTTATGCCTGGCCATCGTGAGGGAAGCTTACAGAAAGAGCTAAACCGTTACATTCCCACAGCTGCTGCATTCGGAGGCATGTGCATTGGTGCACTCACAGTATTGGCAGATCTTATGGGAGCAATTGGGTCAGGGACGGGTATTCTTCTGGCAGTCACAATCATCTATCAGTATTTCGAGACTTTTGAGAAGGAGAAGGCCAGTGAGCTTGGCTTCTTTGGATTGTGA